From the Helianthus annuus cultivar XRQ/B chromosome 17, HanXRQr2.0-SUNRISE, whole genome shotgun sequence genome, the window CTCAACCTCCGCTGGATTGATTTTGTAAGGGCTGTACGCCACCCCTGGAAATGAGCGGTTTTCGACTTCTTGCTTATACTCTGATAAAGCTTTGTTTAtcccttcacctatttgagcaaACTGCTTACAGAACTTTGGGGTAACCTATAAAAATAATTTCTGTTTAATATGGTAAACATATATTAGATAATATATTGttttatatgtatataattataatagagataacaaaataataaaaattatgatATCTATAAAAAGATATAATTATACTTGGATATAAAAATAACTATAtgtataaaaaataattaaatagtTGATAAATATTAAAAAGGTAAACGAGCCAAGCTTGAGCTTCGGATAATCGGCTACAAAGATCGAAACAACCGAAGCTCAAGCTAATCAAGAATATAGTTTTATGTTTGAATGGAACCTTTGCATGATGTGGATGTTGCATCATTCCCAAGAGATCATGGTAAACAAGGACCTGTCCACTGCAAAACGGGCCCGCCCCAATACCGATGGTGGGTATTTGAAGAACAGAAGTGGCAGCTGCAGCCACCGGTGCAGGAACACATTCAAGAACAACAGAAAAGCACCCGGCTTCTTGTAACGCTAGTGCTGTCTCCACAACCTACAAATCAAACAACAATCTAATGTGGTTTAATCATGACTAATATGTTTACATGTATCATAAAGAGATacagtttgacttttgaagtcaaaCATGGATGTTTCCAGCTTCAAAATTGATATGGATTCTTTTAACATCGAGAAAAATGTTTGACAATATCGCTAAACTATTTAACAGATTCTGCAAATGCAAAAGTTTTGATGAGGTGTTATTTGTTAGAAAAGTTCAAAACCCATATAAATTGTTGAATCAAAGAAGCCATAAGTTTGACcgtaaaagtcaaactgtagCTCGTTTCTTTAGATTAGATGAGAGTTCGGGGACCTTGACAGCACTGAGAACATTCCTCCCTTGAGGTCTAAATCCACCAAGAACACTAATGGCTTGAGGGGTCAACCCTACATGCCCCATAACTGCAATTCCAGATTCAACGATGTGTTTTGCAGCCGAAATCCTTGACGGTGCACCCCCTTCCAATTTGATTGCATCCATTCCACCTTCTTTCAGTACCCTGACTGCTGTATCAACCGCCTGTTCACAAGAAAACCTGAAATATTATACATTCTTCTTATATGATACAAGAAAAAACACACTAAACTTTCAAGAATAAGCGATTTTGGGTCGGTTGTCAAAAACAACTGCATTAAAGATACCATGATTTTGACTTTTCATGTTCAGATTTTGAACCTTTAAGGCCTGACCTTGACGCATGCTTATTAAAGATTAAAGCTTTGTTTTAAACTCACTAGTATTTGGTTCTTTTCTATTATAGATGTTTTTTTCTTACACCATAAGATCCATTCTAGTATACTATAAGAGAAAATCACAAGATAAGCATTTCCCGACTGTGTTATACCATGTCATAACAATTTCACACATATAGACATGAGATACGCGAATCTTTGGTCTTGCATCCActtttaggggttgtttggcatgCTAGCTCTGAATCAGTCGGGGTTGTTTGGCAAATTCTGAATGggtaagtgctgaatcagtaagaggtctgaaccattaagtgctaaaccagtaagaggtctgaacattaagagccagtataatatTTAAttgtttagaggcaaatgtctgactaaTTCAAATaaaaggtcttaaccattcagactcagtataatgcttaaccattcagaggcaaatgtttgaatcattcagacatctgctcacgaaacaaacagtcagaaccattaagtgctgaaccaataagaggtctaaaccattaagatcctcattaagagctaaacaaacaaccccaGTGTGTTTGTTTCACCAAAAGAACACCTCTAAATCAGATTGCAAGCCTCTTACCCATTAAGTTTCAAAATGATGTTGAATGAAAATTTTACCCCTTTGTCCCTTCACTTGTGTTCATAAATCATAACCCTCACCTGACTACTCACGCACCACCCCCTTGACCCACCAGCACTTCCTCCACCACCACATCATCGTACTCTTGCTGGCTCAACACTGTACGGGCTCTACACTTACTGGCTCAGAGTCTCTTACCTAGTCAGACCTCTTAATGGCTCAACACTTACTGGCGCATTTGTTGCCAAATAGACCCTTACTCGCTTAAACCCTAAATTATCTTCATTCTATACAcgaatatatacacacataacaTTACATACGCAAGTctataaacacataaaacacacccaAGCAAACGATTATTTTCGTGATTTTCTCATATCACAATCCCTTTTAAACCCCAAAACTCAAACATACAAAGATCACAAACACAAAGATGACCCCTAGTAATATCTATATTCCACTGAATAT encodes:
- the LOC110921555 gene encoding 3-methyl-2-oxobutanoate hydroxymethyltransferase 1, mitochondrial gives rise to the protein MAAILNRLSKSYTTVTKHTFKISGSVRCMSNVPENTVYGGPKPQNPDQRVTLTTLRTKHRKGEAITMVTAYDYPSAVHLDSAGIDIALVGDSASMVVHGHDTTLPITLEEMLVHCRAVARGAKRPLLVGDLAFGTYESSSQQAVDTAVRVLKEGGMDAIKLEGGAPSRISAAKHIVESGIAVMGHVGLTPQAISVLGGFRPQGRNVLSAVKVVETALALQEAGCFSVVLECVPAPVAAAATSVLQIPTIGIGAGPFCSGQVLVYHDLLGMMQHPHHAKVTPKFCKQFAQIGEGINKALSEYKQEVENRSFPGVAYSPYKINPAEVEGFSKELQKMGLDKAAAAAAEAADKFETGKKI